In one window of Dermochelys coriacea isolate rDerCor1 chromosome 3, rDerCor1.pri.v4, whole genome shotgun sequence DNA:
- the ZBTB2 gene encoding zinc finger and BTB domain-containing protein 2, producing MDLANHGLILLQQLNAQREFGFLCDCTVAIGDVYFKAHKSVLASFSNYFKMLFVHQTSECVRLKATDIQPDIFSYLLHLMYTGKMAPQLIDPVRLEQGIKFLHAYPLIQEASLASQGTFSHPDQVFPLASSLYGIQIADHQTRHPTKVTSATDKLGREPRPQPSRMSQEPVSAGSQLSRMASSLPQVSRTNMTTSDPLQSSLSPELVSTAGNSSPPEEEANMEASSSDEQPASLTIAHVKPSIMKRNGSFPKYYACHLCGRRFNLRSSLREHLQIHTGVPFTSSQQGESSISLSLCNNAAEKDAMEVPEAGMISDSELQQISDSPIIDGQQQAETPPPSDIADIDNLEQADQEREVKRRKYECSICGRKFIQKSHWREHMYIHTGKPFKCSTCDKSFCRANQAARHVCLNQSMDTYTMVDKQTLELCTFEEGSQMDNMLVQTNKPYKCNLCDKTFSTPNEVVKHSCQNQNSVFALEEDRSILLGSEDTEATETDNSVLTSIKKEQEAVLLD from the exons ATGGATCTGGCCAACCACGGACTTATACTGCTGCAGCAGCTAAATGCTCAGAGGGAGTTTGGTTTCCTGTGTGACTGCACGGTTGCTATTGGTGATGTCTACTTCAAGGCACACAAATCTGTCCTTGCTTCTTTCTCCAACTACTTTAAGATGTTGTTTGTCCATCAGACCAG tgaaTGTGTCCGTTTGAAAGCAACTGACATACAACCGGATATCTTCAGCTATCTCTTGCATTTGATGTATACTGGGAAGATGGCACCTCAGCTCATTGACCCAGTTCGATTAGAACAGGGAATAAAGTTTCTGCATGCATATCCACTGATTCAGGAGGCCAGCCTTGCCAGTCAGGGTACCTTTTCTCATCCAGATCAAGTTTTTCCATTAGCCTCTTCTTTATATGGCATTCAAATTGCAGATCACCAGACAAGACATCCCACTAAGGTTACCTCAGCAACTGACAAACTTGGGCGAGAACCAAGGCCACAGCCTTCCAGGATGAGCCAAGAACCCGTGTCTGCGGGCTCACAGCTCTCACGGATGGCTTCAAGTCTGCCACAAGTGAGCCGGACAAATATGACCACTTCTGACCCTTTGCAGTCTTCACTGTCTCCGGAACTGGTTTCCACTGCTGGTAATAGTTCTCCTCCAGAGGAGGAAGCCAACATGGAAGCATCTTCTTCGGATGAACAGCCTGCTTCACTCACAATAGCACATGTCAAGCCAAGTATTATGAAAAGGAATGGAAGCTTCCCAAAATACTATGCCTGCCACCTCTGTGGTCGTCGGTTCAATCTGCGAAGCAGTTTGCGTGAGCACCTCCAGATTCATACAGGAGTGCCCTTCACATCAAGCCAGCAGGGAGAAAGTAGCATTTCCCTGTCTCTTTGTAATAATGCAGCTGAAAAAGATGCCATGGAAGTGCCTGAAGCGGGAATGATTAGTGACAGTGAGCTGCAACAGATCTCAGATTCCCCAATAATTGATGGACAGCAGCAGGCAgaaacaccaccaccatcagACATTGCAGACATAGACAACTTGGAGCAGGCAGATCAAGAAAGAGAAGTTAAAAGACGGAAATATGAATGTTCCATCTGTGGACGTAAATTTATTCAAAAAAGCCACTGGAGGGAGCATATGTACATACATACTGGCAAACCTTTCAAGTGCAGCACTTGCGACAAAAGCTTCTGCAGGGCCAACCAAGCAGCCAGACATGTGTGCCTAAATCAGAGCATGGACACATATACTATGGTGGACAAACAGACTCTGGAACTCTGTACTTTTGAGGAAGGCAGTCAAATGGACAACATGTTAGTACAGACCAACAAACCCTACAAATGTAACTTGTGTGACAAAACATTTTCAACTCCCAATGAAGTGGTCAAACATTCGTGCCAAAATCAAAACTCTGTCTTTGCTCTAGAAGAAGATAGATCCATTCTGCTTGGTAGTGAGGACACAGAAGCTACAGAGACTGATAATTCAGTGTTAACCTCCATCAAAAAGGAGCAGGAAGCAGTGTTGTTAGACTGA